The region CTCTCCCTGGAAGACCAGCTGAGTAGCAGAAGGAGGGGAATCTTAAGCTCCTCCAGCTGCACTTGTCACAAGCAGCCAGAAACAGcagccacggggggggggcagccccataGCCAGTATTTCAGAGCTGAGCAAAGATAATTGAAATCTGAGAGTTTCCTGTAATTTCTGTGGCCACTCAGAGGTATCACTTTGGGAAAGGAATGCAAGACTCCCAGATCtgaagaacggggggggggggggggggggatttttgttttttgaggggtGGTGGTTATAAGTCTTTTATAAAGTTTACTACATTGTTCATTGCTCTCTTTCCACATGGAAATGAAATATACCCATAGTCAATTAGGAATAGTGCTCCATGGAATCCATCCTCTAAATGGTACCAAGTCACCGGAATGCCATTGTCCTCCAATCTTTTCTTGTACAACAGTCCATCATCCCTGACCACATCGTACTCGCAGGTCAAGATGAAAGTTTCTGGGAGCTGGCGAACAATGGCATCTTCAGCTAACAGTGGGGAAAAGGTGGTCTCAAAAACTGGTTTGGCCGAAGTGTAAAGTTCTTCTGAATATGTAGCAGATGCAGGTGGTTTGTAGCCTCTGATCTTAAATTCCATGGGGATATTGTCTGGACTCAGCCATTTGCTAAACTTCAGTTTCAAATCCTCAGGCACATGGGAACCTTCTAGGATACCTTTCATCAGTGACAAGTCCTGATTGAGATACTGTATACCAAGTGTAATGGTCCGTTTCTTTAACAAGAGGGGGACTGAACCGTTTTGCTGATATGAAGGCAAATTAAAGTCCACAGCTTGGAGAAATGGATAGAGCAGGATCTGGGCTCGTGCCTTTGGGAGGTCTGTTCTACTCACCAGGGTTTGGCAAACAGCAGCAGCGAGTGTGCCTCCACTGCTGTCTCCACAGATGATAATACGGGTGGGATCCACCCCATAGTCTTCTGCTGTCGTCATAAAATGTACCGTGGCAGTAAGACAGTCCAAGAACTGGGTTGGATATGGGTGCTCAGGAGCCAAACGATACCTAAAATATCAatgacagtgttttaatatcatcaTCATCTATGGGTAGTGTCATCTTCTCTTTCAAGTACCTTTTAAAGTTAGAAAAATATATGTTTATTGTTActtatgtatgtatttaaaattCTGCTTTGTAGAATAGCTTCAGGAGTCACCCATCCTTTTTAATTACGTTTTAGACAACTGTAGACACATCTTCTGACTCTGTGTGGTACTGAAGCATTCTGGAGTATGTACCAGTAATTGGCCTTTCTGCTTTTAGGTTTGCAATGAAGTCTAATACCACCCTGAGTACATATGTGAGAATAGAGATTTATAAAATAAACACTGAAAGTGATAAAGATTTACTATTTTTTGTGTCAGGAATTATTTACAAAGGGAGCCAATAGGCGCTAAGGATTCCGCATGGTTGTTCCCTTAATCCTGGGCTATTGGAATTGAGCTAACAGGTAGTGCCATTTTTAATATACTTCAAGGGAACAACTTTTTATCTTTAGGAGTAAAGAAATTGGGAGATAAAATTTCCCTTAAAGAAACACACAATATCAGGAAACATGAAAACATTAACCCACAAACACACTACACAGGGTAGTCCGCAACGATCAGCATTCATTTTAACAGCTCCACTAATATGGATGGTTGACATGTACATAGAAGGGTTGGCATATACAGATTAATATTCATTGTGGTTATGTCTTTTTGTTAGCAACTTAGGATGCACTCTTGATTAGCCAAAGGTCTCAGGACACCGAAAACATTTGTTAATCAGGGAAGCCAGTCTAGTCAGACAGTCTGTTGAATACAGACCGCAAAGTCTTTTGCTTGCTTTTTTCTCTGATTATGCTGGAGCAGTCATCTTCTATCAGGTTATCAGGACTAAAGCAATTTAGCTAGAGATCTTGAGTTACAACATGATGACTGCTGATGAATTGAAGCGTTTAGGGAGGCCACTTTCCTCATTCATTACACAGACCTAATTTCCCTGAAAATCTCAGTGATCCATAACAGGGTCATGTGCTTTGACTTTAGCATTTGGGGGATAACTAGCAGGGAGGTTTTTAAAGGTCTGTTCTATCTGTAAACAGTTTTTTAATAGGTAAGGGACAGCAGACGGCTCTCCAGAATATGTAGAATAATTCCTGGGTTTGGTAGGATCAATAACATTTCTTCCTGTTCGCTGCTAATGGCTTCCTCTTACATCCCTTTGCATCGGCTCTCAGCAGAGGGGACCACGTTTTAAATAAAAGGGGGTTGGGTAACTGCAACTCAAATCATTCAGCcgttatattttttttttaatggattgggTATGTTTTTGAAAACAACCTCCAAGCTTGTGCTTTTAATAGTGGATGCCAATATATACAGATGCCATTTAGGTGCGTACCAGGCCAGTGGCTGTTAGTTGATAACTAACGCTAGAACGAAGTAAGCCAGTCCTCCACAAAAAACAGTCagagctgggggatgggaggagaggcACAACTTCCCTTCCCGCCCCCACGCACGACCCTTCTTATCAGCCCTACACAGAAGCATTCTATAGTGCTTGCAATGAGCCCCCCAATCAGCAGACCCTTGTATATCTTCCCCTTTGCTCCCAGTTTTGCTGTAGTCTCTGTGGAGAGAGACAATGGCATGCCAATATATACAGATGCCATTTAGGTGCGTACCAGGCCAGTGGCTGTTAGTTGATAACTAACGCTAGAACGAAGTAAGCCAGTCCTCCACAAAAAACAGTCagagctgggggatgggaggagaggcACAACTTCCCTTCCCGCCCCCACGCACGACCCTTCTTATCAGCCCTACACAGAAGCATTCTATAGTGCTTGCAATGAGCCCCCCAATCAGCAGACCCTTGTATATCTTCCCCTTTGCTCCCAGTTTTGCTGTAGTCTCTGTGGAGAGAGACAATGGCATGCTTTGCAGTGGATTATAGGAGGGGCTTGAGGACTTATTTGCCAaagctgctccccttctcctagGCCTCTGTGGTATACAACTATGAAGCTGCTGCCTAGAAGATTATTTCCATTAGCTGGATGAAtccaagttggcagggcctgatgaaattcatcctagggtacttaaggaactcgctgaagcaatcttggaaccgatagtaattatctttgagaactcatggaagacaggtgaggtcccagaggaatgGAGAAGGCAAACCTAAtacctatcttttaaaaaggggaacaaggaggaaTTATTGTtgccagtcagcctaacttcagtacctagaaagacactggaacaaattatgaaacaaacaatttgtaagcacctagagaaaAACAGTTCTAAGGAATAGCCGGCATGAATCTGTCAAAGAccaatcatgccaaaccaacttcatttccttctttgaccaGGTTACTGGCCTGCTTGGCGGGGGAGCatgggaagcagtagacatgatatggcttgactttagtaaagtaAAGTTTTTGACACAGTCgcacattctcataagcaagcaGGGAAacgtggtctagattaaattactataagatgggtgcacaactggttgaaagactgtcctcaaagagtagttatcaaagcttcgctgtcaaactgggagggcgtatctagAGGGGTCCAGCAGGGGTCAGTTGTGAGTcgagtactagtcaatattttcatgaatgacttaggtaatgaagtggagagtaggcttataaaatgtgcagatgatatcAAGCTTGtcagggttgcaagcactttggaagaaaaaaaatagagttcaaaatgaccttgacaaattgaagaattggtccgaattcaacaagatgaaattcaatcaagATATGTGCAAAGTGCCTCattgaggaaggaaaaatcaaatgcacaactacaaaatggggaatatctGGCTAGGCGGTAGTAATACTGCAAAGGATCTAGGTgttctagtggatcacaaaatGAGTGTGAGTCAACAATacgatgcagttgtgaaaaaggctaacatcattctgggctgtattagcagcagtgttgtatgtaagacaaggAAAGTAATTGTCTTTCTCTACACAGCACTGGAGagatctcagctggagtactgtgtccagttctgggcatcatagtttaggaaagatgtggacaaactggagagaatccagagagaggcaacaaaaatgaacgGTTTAGaaagctcctggaggccaataccgtcgaattgcgtccacactacccccaaattcgacccggcgatgtcgatttcagtgctaatcccctcgtcagggaggagtacagaaatcgattttaagagccctttaagtcaacaaaaatggcttcgtcgtgtggatgggtgcagggttaaatcgatctaacgctgctaaattcaacctaaactcgtagtgtagaccagggctgagaggGGGTGTTTCACGGACATATACACCTGGAAGCTGACCCATCGTAAATGGTTCCCAAATAATGCAACTGAAATAAAATCACTTACCCAACACACACAACCACTGAGTTGCTTCTCCTGGCAATAAAACGGCATACTCTTTCATACATGCCTGCAACACAAACATTCTCAATGGAGTTGTATTAATGTCTTCAAGATATTCAATTCTATATCCTTACAAAATGAGAAGAAAATTCACATGGGTGTTCATTTTTGATGAGGGACTCATGATCTTACAGGAGGATTAGGGGGTTTTATGTGACTTGGAATTCTGCTCATCCCTGGTTTACTAATCCAGAGAAAGTCTTAGTGTGTTCAGTATGTGGAAAAGGGGCCTCTCAGGTTTTTCACTGGGAGTTGTGTGCATTGGGGCAGAAGTATCCAAACACCATACTCAAAATACTCCTCAATGCCTCTCTGAGTGAGTCAAGGTGTGAAAGTAATGTCACTTAAAAAAAGAGTCAGACTCTCTGGAATCTGTATCTCCTTCATACTAATGAGCCTGCACTGGATTTCTCCTGTCCTTGGCCTTGACACTActagattttggggggggggggagtggcacagGGATGAACTCTCCCACCATTTTGTTAACATCTGTGGGAGCCCTAGTGCTGACAGGACACCAATGTTGATTCACATTTCTACCTTCACGTTATGTAAACCAGCCCTGTGGGAGGTTGGACAAAGACACCACTGGTACCACTACCAGGGCCACATCAAGGGTAATGCAATGGCGGGATTTTCCTAAGGGGCAAGTGTGGTAttttctttcacacacacagaacTACCTCAGACCTCACCACTTTCCACTGCAAGGGCaagacgcttttttttttttttttttaaaccttgtctCTACCAGTATAAACACACAGCATGTGCATATACAtgcatatataaaataaatattatcttaatttttttataattgtTCATGCAGCTTTTTTCCTGTGGTAAGGAAGAACAACACATGACAGATATCAGGAACATTGTATAATACACTTCTGGGAGGTGCTTGCATGGCCACAGTGATGAGCAACAGATAAGAACCAGAATAGAATATAGTAAAAAAGAAGTGGTGTGTAGAACGAAgaaagggagaggaagggaaacTTGCAAGGGAAAAAGAGTGAAAAGGAGTGTTGTAAAAGAGTCAATAATGAGTGTGGGATATAGAATGAATGATAAGGCAGGAAGGAAGGGATGAGTGAATGAAATGGAATGGTAGGGTGGAGATGTAGAAAGAGAGGGCGAGAAAAGGAGTGCAAGAAACTGCATCCATAGATTTTTAAATCTGAGTTAAGGCCGTCATTTGTTCCATGTATGGAAAACAAATGAGAAGGAACGTTGTCTGGGGGCCAGTTTCATGGAAATGTAGTAATTGTCCCTTCCACAGGTCCTCAGAATAGACCGGGCCTTTATTCCAAAAGCCACGACAACATCTTAACACAGATCTTAGGAAATGTCTCGGCTGTCTATTTGTCCGAAACAAAAGAAAGAGATGATGGAATAGTGCAAATTGGATattggaagggaagggaagataaGTGCATCTCAATTGCACATTCAGGAACTGAGCAGCTTTGTTAGCCAAATCCTCTGAGGCATCCCCTGTCACAGGGCTTAAAACTTGCACCAAGGAAGCATATAATGACAAAATGGGCTACCCCTTCAAAAGGGATTATTATAGCTCAGAGGAATAATAGATGTCTGATGAGGACATTTGTAAAGTTTCTATCTGTTTTAATACCTCCTTTTGCAGACACTACTAGAGCTGAGTAAATAATTGTTTGTTTTCAAGtcagtggctgaactgaaaaagccaaatattttgttttggttcaacccaaaacacaattttttttgatTTGGGGTTTTCATTTAGTTCTTGGGTGCCTTTACcctttttgctttatttaaatCTAGCTACATTTCTAATCAAAACTTTGTTTCAAACCAAAAGGTCAAAACACTTCATTTAGAAACTGTTGAAACAAaactttgacttaaaaaaaaaaaaaaaaaaacctttttcatagaaactattcactgaattcACTCCCAATTCAAGAATAGTTTTGGTAaaccccaaactgcatttttctttgaataaactatgcttctgaaaaaaatcacccCACTCTAATTACAGCATCCAACACTCAGCCTGCATATAGGCCAAGATTTCCCAAAGAGAGCAGTGATCTTTGATGCCTCAATTTTTTCCCAATGTGAGATGCCTTTAAAGggccctgatttttttaaagggttggTACTCAGCACCTACTGAAATCCGGATACCTTATGATGTCTCAGATTGGGCAACCAAAAATATGTCTAAGGGATTATTGTTATAatgggagatttttcaaaggtacaaaGGACATTTCGGTGCTATAATTATTAACAAAGTTACTGATCTCGAAGACTTCCAGCCTGGGAGCAGTTTGCCTAGCTGTGGCCAAAGCTCCAATTTTTCTGTCTCCAATAGCAACAATGAAAGGGAAAAGTAAAGTAATTCTCATGAATGGTCAGAGAACAGAAATCCAAGGATAAGTACAAATTTTCGTAGAAGGGAATGCTTAGCGGCATAAATACCGGCCAGTCTGACTAAAAATATGTAACTTTTAAGTTTGGTTATCattcttaatttattttttaaattcttaattGCAGTCGTTCTTAATTATCATATAGGAACTATCATAATAGAAGGAGCTAGATAATACTTCATATTTATCATAGTTCTTAATTTCTTTAAACTTCTTACCTATGCTTCCAATCTGGCCAACTCCTCCGTGAAGGTAAAGGACTCCTCTCCTTCGTCCAGCAGATGGCACTTTCGGGTGGTAAACCCTCACTGACACCTTTGCAAACTTCAAGTCCTCGATGAAGAGATTAGCATTATCCTTCCAAGGTGGTATTCCATACAAGATGGTCCTGATGAGGTAAACCTCCTTACAGATGCCCAGTTTCTCCAAAATCCTTCCCTGTTTATAGGGAGACAGAGACCAAAAATTAGTTCCCTGTCAATGTGCTTCAGCTATACCTTGGAGGGTGAACAGGGAACTGTCTCCATAACCAATTCAAACTTCGGGGTCTGTGCCCAAGCTGCCATCGAAGGGCCCTGTTGTGATGGTAACGTGGTCACTCCTTCATTCCGAAGTAGATTCAGACAACCAACTTGTTTCACATGTGCTACCAATTATCCTTCATATTAGTAATCAAGAAGTTGTAATGATAACTCTGGCTGGCTTTGAATTGGTAACCTACAGCAAAGTTGAAATGCTCCTTCTCCCAATCCCAGTGCCCTGAGTCATGCCGTCCTTACCATTACAGAATTTTACTATAAGCCTAGTGTAGTTGACACCTTTGGCAGCTGAATAATCCAGACCTTCCTCAAATAAAAAGTATTATTTTCAGACTCTGTTACTAGGGTAGGAACTCAATGTTTCCCTCCCGCTTGCAATAATCTTCATCACACAAGCTAACACTTTGTTAAAATGGCAAAATCagttctctgctccctctccaaATTCACAGCAATTCTGAAATTGCTTTAGAAATTTGAACACTAACAGACCTTCCTGGTTGATTGGCAATGATCCCATGCTT is a window of Emys orbicularis isolate rEmyOrb1 chromosome 22, rEmyOrb1.hap1, whole genome shotgun sequence DNA encoding:
- the LOC135893341 gene encoding arylacetamide deacetylase-like 4 codes for the protein MEFTLEIFLVAFILLVALAFYYEHPKAEIPREVDQHIKLYILHYVVNFAFGLGRILEKLGICKEVYLIRTILYGIPPWKDNANLFIEDLKFAKVSVRVYHPKVPSAGRRRGVLYLHGGVGQIGSIGMYERVCRFIARRSNSVVVCVGYRLAPEHPYPTQFLDCLTATVHFMTTAEDYGVDPTRIIICGDSSGGTLAAAVCQTLVSRTDLPKARAQILLYPFLQAVDFNLPSYQQNGSVPLLLKKRTITLGIQYLNQDLSLMKGILEGSHVPEDLKLKFSKWLSPDNIPMEFKIRGYKPPASATYSEELYTSAKPVFETTFSPLLAEDAIVRQLPETFILTCEYDVVRDDGLLYKKRLEDNGIPVTWYHLEDGFHGALFLIDYGYISFPCGKRAMNNVVNFIKDL